GTCGATGAAACCCGCGGTGGAGTGCGTGAGCAGGCCGAGCCGGCCCAGTGAGGACTTGCCCTCCAGCCGCGCGGCGATGTCGTCGGGCAGCGTCACGGTCTCGTAGGTGGAGCCGAGCACAAACTCTCCCGGATGCAGGATGAACGGCTCGTCCGGGTCAACCTCCACCAGGCGGGTCAGGTCCGGCTGGTCCAGGGAGGGGTCGATGTGCGCGTACTTGTGGTTGTCGAAGAGCCGGAAGAACCGGTCAATGCGCACGTCCACACTGGACGGCTGGACCATTCCGGGTTCGTAGGGATCGAGAACAATCCGCTTGTCGGCAATTTCGGTTCGGATGTCGCGGTCAGAAATCAGCACCTTCTAAAAATAGCGCATCGGCGCCGGCACTCCCGCCGGAGTCCCGCCGGGCCGGCTACCGGCCGATCTCCGTCCGGACGGCGTACAGCTCGGGGAAGAACGTCAGTTCCAGTGCCCGCTGCAGGAAGGAAGCACCGGAGGAACCACCGGTTCCCCGCTTGAATCCGATGGTGCGCTCCACCGTCTTCAGGTGCCGGAAGCGCCACAGCTGGAAGTTGTCTTCCAGATCCACCAGCTCCTCGCAGGCTTCATAAACGTCCCAGTGCTCCGCGGCGTTCTCGTAAACGTGTTGGTAAACACGCATCAGGGCCTCGTTGGCCACGTGCGCCTGGCTGAAGTCGCGGGTCAGCAGTTCTTCCGGAACGTCGTAGCCGCGGCGGTGCAGGAAGAAGATGAACTCGTCGTAGATGCTGGTCTGGTCCAGCAGCCCGGTGAGCAGCTCAACGGCCGCCGGGTCCGCGGCAAAGACGTTCACCATGGCCGCGTTCTTGTTGCCGAGCAGGAATTCCACCGCCCGGTACTGATGGGACTGGAAACCGCTCGAGGCTCCCAGATCCCCGCGGAATTCCGCGTACTCCGACGGCGTCAGCGTGGCCAGCACCGACCACTGTTCCGTCAGCGAGCGCTGAATGTGCTTGATGCGGGCGATGCCCTTCATTGCCCCGCGCAGATCGTCGCCTGCCAGCTTGGAACGCACCGAACGCAGCTCGTGCAGGACCAGCTTCAGCCACAGCTCGGAGGTCTGGTGCTGGATGATGAAGAGCATTTCGTCGTGGTGCTCCGGACTGCTGACCGGATGCTGGGCCCCCAGCAGCTGATCCAGGGCCAAGTAGCTTCCGTAACTCATCTTGTCGGTGAAGTCCCGTTCGATGCCCGGTTCCAGGCTGCGGGTATTCCTGCTGACACTCATCGGTGCTCCGTTTTTCGCTGATCGGTCCGGACAGCTCCCACGGTAGCTTCACGGTCCGCGGCCCGCTCCCCCGCCGCGCTCGAAGCCTGCCCCCCGCTTGAAACACCCCCCTGCTGCTGTGCCAAACTTGCCGCTGAGCATTCTGGTTTTAACAACTTCTGAGGAGAGACCCATGGCGGAGAACACTGACAACACCGACGGCGCCGGACAGGACACTTCCGTGCCGGGCCAGGCACAGTATTCCGATCCCGAGGGCGCGGCCGCCCTGGAGGAAGCGATTGTTGCCGGGAAGGAGGGGCGGATCAGCAGCCAGGAACTGGTGGCGCGCATCTGCGAGTCGGAGCTGCTCAGCGTCGGCCGGCTTCAGGACGACCAGGATCCCTCCTCCTTCCAAGCCCTCGTCCTGAAGTCTCCGGAAGGTGACTCGGCGGTGGCTGCCACCTTCACCACAGCCGGGCGCGTGCCCGAGCAGATCCGCGAACAGGCCCCGGTCATGGTCAAGGCCGGCGGCGAAGCCACGCTGCGCAGCATCGCGCAGGGTTACGGCCTGGCCATCAACCCCGGCAGCGACATGGGCCTTGAACTGGGTCCGGAGGGCGTGGCGGCCATCGTTGCCGCTTACGACCAGGCGGCAGCCAACCGGGCACCCGACTCCGCCCCCGACGGAGCAGAAGGAAACCCGCAGGCACAGTAGAAGGGTTGGACCTCCCGTCCTTGCCATGTCGGAGGGGCCCTCTAGGCTGAGGCTCCGGGCGCAGTTCCTGCTCCCGGCTCGAGACCGATTCTTGGAGGACTCCCATGATCTGTTCGATCGTTCCGCCCTACCTCCTGGCCCGCATCGCCGAGCAGCAGGACGGCAGCTTCAGCCGGGCCGCGGAGGCAGCGCGGCGGGCGCTGGCCGAGCTGCCTCCCGTGCAGCAGGCCCGCGCGCAGGCCCGGCAGGCTCCGGCACCGCACCCGGGCACCGCCGTCGTTCCATCGCTGCGGCGGGAGGTGTCCGACGCCGGCGGCACGGAAACCCTGCCCGGCGCCCTGGTCCGGGCGGAGGGCAGCGGGCCCTCCGGTGACAGCTCGGTCGACGAAGCGTACGAGGGACTCGGAGCCACCCACGCCCTCTTCAGCGACGTGTACGGCAGGTCCTCGGTCGACGGCGCCGGCGGGGTGCTGGCCGCCACCGTCCATTA
This genomic interval from Arthrobacter sp. zg-Y820 contains the following:
- the dcd gene encoding dCTP deaminase produces the protein MLISDRDIRTEIADKRIVLDPYEPGMVQPSSVDVRIDRFFRLFDNHKYAHIDPSLDQPDLTRLVEVDPDEPFILHPGEFVLGSTYETVTLPDDIAARLEGKSSLGRLGLLTHSTAGFIDPGFSGHVTLELSNMATLPIKLWPGSKIGQLCFFRLTSPAEFAYGSGQYGNRYQGQRGPTASLSHLNFHRTTV
- a CDS encoding tryptophan 2,3-dioxygenase family protein, giving the protein MSVSRNTRSLEPGIERDFTDKMSYGSYLALDQLLGAQHPVSSPEHHDEMLFIIQHQTSELWLKLVLHELRSVRSKLAGDDLRGAMKGIARIKHIQRSLTEQWSVLATLTPSEYAEFRGDLGASSGFQSHQYRAVEFLLGNKNAAMVNVFAADPAAVELLTGLLDQTSIYDEFIFFLHRRGYDVPEELLTRDFSQAHVANEALMRVYQHVYENAAEHWDVYEACEELVDLEDNFQLWRFRHLKTVERTIGFKRGTGGSSGASFLQRALELTFFPELYAVRTEIGR
- a CDS encoding SseB family protein, with product MAENTDNTDGAGQDTSVPGQAQYSDPEGAAALEEAIVAGKEGRISSQELVARICESELLSVGRLQDDQDPSSFQALVLKSPEGDSAVAATFTTAGRVPEQIREQAPVMVKAGGEATLRSIAQGYGLAINPGSDMGLELGPEGVAAIVAAYDQAAANRAPDSAPDGAEGNPQAQ